The region tttaaagatacaaaacCACCAGAATAGGAAGAACAAGAGAGGAGACAATAGCAATGAATTTTTAGAAACTGGAAAGCAGGCAGAAGTGTGGTAAATGACTTAGCAGACCTGAGAAAACTGAATTATAAACCAGCAGTGGGGAAAGCCAAGAAGCATTGAAGGTCTAAGAAACAGATCCCAAGATTCCCTCCCCACTGAGTGCAGCGGGGGAGTGCAACTCCCCATCCCAACTTTGGCAAAGATTAGAGGTCTGGAGAGGAGTGCCAGCCCAGGTGAAGGCTGAGGTACTGTGCTGAAAACATGAGCTGAAGTGAACTATACTGAGTGCTGAGACCCCAGTCCTTTTCCCCCATTCAGTTTCCAGAATGCTGACCGAAAAGACCTCATCCTCCAAGCACAAAATCAAATGAATAGTCCTTCTCTCCAGAATCCCATTGATGGGAAAGCCCTAAGAATTATGTAACATAATGAGTACTCAGTATTCCCTGTCTAAGTGGTTCACAGTCAACAAGGCCCATTTATATACGTAGAGCTTCTAATTACCTTTAAAGACTccattcttaaaatatattttgaatcctCCTTTAAAGCAAGGATCACCAGACATCTAAACAAAGCCTCTAACATGAAAAAAGAGATCCAAACTGCCCCAActccaaatggaaaagaaaaaaaaaaaaaaaaaggaacaaaggggAAAAGTCAGTGCATAcggaagaaaactttaaaaattaacattaatatgACCTCGGATAAAGAATATATTACACCATGAAACAAGTATAgtatacaatgaaaaaaaaagttcagaaaataaaaaggagctcttggaaattaatataatagcaaaaattttaaactaagtAGGAAGTTTGAAAAATCAAGTTGAGGAAATCTCCCAGAAAGTAGGATTAAAagtcaaagaagtagaaaaaaataaataaataaataaaagaagagggAAATAGAAAAGATACAATAGTACCCCCTTAACCACAGGCGATATATTCCAGGACCCCTGATGGATGTCTGAAATCCCAGATAGTACCAAACTGTATAATTATTATGCTTTTTCTTATACATacttatgataaagtttaatttacaaATTAGGCTCAGTAAAAGAttaacaacagcaataataaaatagaacaattataacaatctACTGTAataaagttatgtgaatgtggttggtcattctgtctctctcaaaatatcttattgtacaaatttaatgcctcTTCCATCATAGCTAACACTTATCACACACTGACCCCATAACTTTTGCAGTTGGAGGTGAAACAGAAAAACTAGCATgaattcctttttcattcttcacaatttcacagaTAGAAGATTCATTCTCGTctgtagatcttagcaacctcagcatatgatattttttctttcctttattaagttgagaactttcaccttttcacttataGGACGTACTTTAGGGCTTCTATTTTACATatccaaattgccagcatcaTTACTTTTGTCCTTTGGGGCcattactaagtaaaataagggttacttgaacacaagcactgtgatACCACAATAGTCATTCTGATAACAGACGGCTACTAAGTGACCGTCAGGTGGGATACgttggacaaagggatgattgaCGTCCAGGGCTGAACTGAGCTGAACAGCAAGAGATTGCATCACGCTGCTCAGAATGctgtgcaatttaaaacttatgaattgtttatttctggaatttcccaTTTACTATTCAGACCATGGTTGACCCCAGGTAACTGAAACTGCAGAAAGTGAAACATCGTCAAGGGGGGactactgtattttaaaaacaacaacaacaacaacaacaacaaatcttaAAAGGTCATCTTGGAAGTCTAACATCTAAATAATAGgagttacagaaaaagaaaaacgacAACACAGAGGGAAGGAAACAATCAAGGAAGTAATTCAAGAACATTTCCTGGAACTGAGGAACATTAGTTTTCATATTGAAAGGACTCATTGAATCTTCAGCACAGTGGATGAAATTGATCCACCCAAAGCACAATCGTCATGAGATTTCAGAACactagaaacaaagagaagatCCTGagtttccagagagaaaaaaaaaaaagtcacatacaGAGAATCAGAATTGCCGGGGACTCTGAACCAGAAGCTAGAAGGCAATGAAGCAATGCCTTCAACATTCTGCAGGAAAATAAattccaacctagaattctatatccagccaaATTATAAATCAGAGATGAGGGTAAAATTAAGATATCTGCAGGCTACAAGGTCTCAAAAAATTTACCTCCCATGCACCCTTTCTCAGGAAGCTATTGGAAGATGTACTCCAGCAAAACAAGGGAGTAAtcaaaaaagctgaaaacatGAGATACAGGACACAGGAGTGCCAATAGAGGAGAGACGTGAAAGGGGTCCCCTGCATGGTGATGGAGGAAGATCTCAGGATGACAGCAGTGCACACCAGGCAAACCAGCCCTGATTTGAGCAGGTCAGAAGGCTCCAGAGAGACTTCTTTGGGTAGTTTAAATTGATAGACTGTCTTACGCTTCTGAACTTCTTGAAAGGAGATTTAAGCAATTGGTAAAGAGTTTGGGGGTTGAATTAGCTATAAgtactatatgtagaaaattaagcaaacaaaaagacaagacaattattaactccaaagaaaacaaaattgtgaaagaaagaaaaaaaatcagagtttaCTATTTGGCTTAGTGCTGAATAATGAATATTCagtcaaaattatttaaatactgaTGTAACCAACCTTACAGTTTAACTTCTGGGAGAATGGGGTGGTGAGAGGTGCATGTTTATAATGGAGTCCTGGTAGGACAGAGAATTGAAAATTTTCATCTTCTTTGCATGATAACAGATAAtgcctaaaagggaaaaaattaagtaGCCATATAAGCATGTTATTTATAGACATAgaaataaataccaaaataatCAACTAAAAGAGGTCTCATCTCTGAGGAGGGGCACTACAGGGAGATGGGTGCTAGGGACTgcaatttttcataaaaattttgtAGAACTATTTTGACTCTTTAAACTGTGTACCTGTataactggtaaaaaaaaaattaaaaacaactgaCATAGGATTTAAGAGCATAAACTTTGGAATCAGGTGGATCTGTGTTTGAATCTTCTTGTCACTAATGATATGACCTTGAGCAGTTTTTTCACTGCTTtccatctgttttctgaaaaataaggaCAATATTTGCCTTACAgatttgttgtaaggattaaatggtGTAATATTTTTATGTGCATATAGCATACATACTATGTAGCACATTTGAGCTGTTATTTTGGGGGTTCCTTCTCCAGCTTAGGGCAAGCAATTAAAATCAGAGGAATGGAAAGGTAAACACAGCCAGGGTCTCTGACTTGTCTAGAATAGGTGGGATGATTTCTGTTTTGCAGGGTCATCCCCAGATAGACTTCcagagtgtgtgaggccaggatGATTGAACACTGGGCTTTAACCTAGTGTTGATCTGAAATAGCCCAACTTGGACCATGACTTTCTCATATATAGGTCTTAGAAAATGTTTAAGAAGCTTACTTGGATTTTAAGAAgcttaattacattaaaatttttctgctatttgttttcttttttgtggaggaggggattaggtttgtttgtttgtttgtttgttttaatggaagtactggggattgaacccaggaccttgtgcatgctgacatactctaccactgagctataccctctccactcttaattatatcttaattgagaaaaaagaacaagagaaaatgcCAAATATATGAAAGGGAAAACTTGaattaaagatgagaaaaaaaactgaaagtttttttttggtgggggggtaattaggtttatttatttttagagggggtactggggattgaacccaggacctggtgcatgctaagcatgcagtctacaacttgagctatactctcttcCCGAGGAAAAAACTGTTAGGCTAGAACGGATTAATGAAAGATATTATAGACTTTCTGTTTTAGTCAGCCATCTTTTGCCTAAGGAGCCAGTAGATGTAGTCCCACCTGGGGATGGGGGTTGGATGAAATTATTTCTAAGGGGTTTATCCAGGTTTTGTGGGAAcaataggaataaaacagatagAATAGGGGGTCTTATAAAATCATGCTGTAAATATGTGAGCAACTACAACTTatattttctgcctcttttgGTTGTGAATTGTTGCATGGAAGGAAGCTACTAACTATCCTATCCTATGCAGAGACCTCAGAATCCAACAATAGCGTGTATACTTCCTTCATGAAGTCTCATCGCTGCTATGACCTGATTCCCACAAGCTCAAAATTGGTTGTATTTGATACTTCCCTGCAGGTGGGTGAaatcctcttttccctcctcccttccttggaTCTTCTGATTCAATACCTTTCATCCTATCTCATCCCAAGGGTAATACCCTTGTCCTTCTATGGGGTTAGTCTCATGTTTTCCCCAGCATACCcagcccttgttttaaagtcctGTCCCCTGTGAATTTCCCTTTGTGATTATTACTGTTTTGGCTATAGGTGAAGAAAGCTTTCTTCGCTTTGGTGACTAATGGTGTGCGAGCTGCCCCTTTATGGGATAGTAAGAAGCAAAGTTTTGTGGGTAAGCAAATGTTTCTGAAACAGAGTTTTATTGACATCTTATGCTGGGAGGGAGAGAAGCTTTGAGCAGTGTTGAGGGCTCTTGTCTCGGCTTCTAGGGATGCTGACCATCACTGATTTCATCAATATCCTGCACCGCTACTATAAATCAGCTTTGGTAAGGAATCAACCCAATGACCAAAACCACTTTCCCTCCCCAGAATCCCTCATTCTCATTGCCTTTCTACCAAGCAAACTACAATGGGTTAATGAAGCACGGAGATCAAGTCTCAAGTTCTCTTGCTTCTACTTTTAGGTACAGATCTATGAGCTGGAAGAACACAAGATAGAAACTTGGAGAGGTATGTAGAGAACTAGGGGTTGTAAAAGGATTAAGGAATGGAGAGTTTCCTGGAAACAGTTTTTCATGATGGTATTTTGTGAACCTCCCTTTTCCCTCAGAGGTGTACCTACAGGACTCCTTTAAACCACTCGTCTGCATTTCTCCTAATGCCAGGTGAGTTCCATCTACCCATCTGTCCAGAATGGGAAAGAGCCTTGCCATCAGAATGGCCAAAAGCCCTAGATAACCAAAGATCCAGgggcagaagagagaaaagacactccttccaaacacacacacatactctttaGGTCTGGTCTGAACACTGCTTCTCTCCCCCAACCACCTCATTTCCCTGTTTATAAGCACACTCTAAGGAGCTCTTTGACCACTCTTAGGCCCAGCTCTATGAAATTTATCATTTTCCCCTACCTTCCCACAGCTTGTTTGATGCTGTCTCTTCATTAATTCGAAACAAGATCCACAGGCTGCCAGTTATTGACCCGGAATCAGGCAACACCCTGTACATCCTCACCCACAAGCGCATCCTCAAGTTCCTCAAATTGTTTGTAAGTGTTCCTCAGCCCAGTTTTTGCCACTTATATACTGGTTGGAGGAGTATCCAAGGGTGGTTTGGAGGGCCTTGGAAAGATCAAACTGATGGTTCTTTCCTCAGATCACTGAGTTCCCCAAGCCAGAGTTCATGTCTAAGTCTCTGGAAGAGCTGCAGATCGGCACCTATGCCAACATTGCTATGGTCCGCACCACCACCCCTGTCTACGTGGCTCTGGGCATCTTTGTACAGCACCGAGTCTCAGCCCTGCCAGTGGTGGATGAGAAAGGTGAGAGATTgggcagaaggggagggagggctcCAAGGAAGCCAGGGTGGCTCTGGAAAATCTGCTGTCCCCTCAGCTTGGCCCGGAGGGTGATTCTATGGGCAGGGGGAGCCTTGGATGCCAGATCCTCTTTGCTGAGCTGCCTCTGTCTCCCTAGGGCGTGTGGTGGACATCTACTCCAAGTTTGATGTTATCGTGAGTGATTGCGGGGAAGCCGGGAGGTAGGGAAATGGGTAGGGTATTGAATAtggagagggagaagaagagagtCTCTTTCGGGACCAGAGGATTTTAGAAGCTTCCAAGCTTTCAAATCCGATTTGAAAAGGAATTGAATGAGTTGGGTGTGGCTTGTGGGCATGGTTGACAATGGCCATAAATCAGTCTGGTGAGGTTGGGTAGGCTCAGGGTTTGGGGCAGGCTCCCTTGCTTCCCTGTATGAATCTTGCTCTCTCTCCCCAGAATCTGGCAGCAGAAAAGACCTACAACAACCTAGATGTGTCTGTGACCAAAGCCCTGCAGCATCGATCACATTACTTTGAGGGCGTCCTCAAATGCTACCTGCATGAGACTCTGGAAACCATCATCAACAGGCTGGTAGAAGCAGAGGTAGGGGGACCAGTGACCCAAAAGGAGCTGAGGGAGCAGCTTTGAGAGTGGGGTTTGGCAAGAAGGGTAGGGGGGCTGAAGGGCTCACCTGAACTGAGGCTGGCACTAAACCTCTTCTGTATTGCTTTATGCAGGTTCACCGACTTGTAGTGGTGGATGAGAATGATGTGGTCAAGGGGATTGTATCACTGTCTGACATCCTGCAGGCCCTGGTGCTCACAGGTGGAGAGAAGCCCTGAATTGGGGGAAGGGGTCAGGCAGCAGCAGGGGATATGCCTCACTCACTGCCTGCCCAGAGCTCTGGGAACTACAGATGAAACCTTTAGAGAATTGTGACTCTGTTCCCTGTCTGAGAGTCCCCTATCCTTCTACATGGGAGCTAGGGAAGGtgtcaggggagggaaggagaatggattttttttagcTGTTCTTATCCTCACATTTGAGGAGAACTTTCAGCCTAGCCCATCCTAGCTCCTGCCCTCTTAGACATAGCCCCCTTTCTGGGTGAACTGTGGGCTCTGTGCTCCTCAGGCAAATTCTGATCTCTAAGAGATCCCCAGATCTCACCTAGCCtttgcctctgtctctgtctctgactccACCATAAGATAATAGGCACAACAAAACTCTTCATAAGGATATTTTTATTCATCCTGTTTCATGCTGTATGAGGAGGCTGAGTTCATTTAGTGGCATTTCTTCCCATAATGGGAGTGAGGAGGATCCTAGGGAGGAGGGCCTTTGGATTCCTGTGCTCAATGCAGATGAAGGGAGATGGGAGTCAGGTGGAGGGGGAGGTCAGAGTGGTTAGCTGAGGTTATTGCTTTTCGTGGCAACCCTAATTAAAATGACAGGAGCCTCTTCATGGTGTTGCAGTGTTTGATTTTTGTAGTTGATAGACACTACTGCTTCAGCCTGCCAACCTCATATGGCTTCTTCAGCTCATCATTAATAACAGCaatagcacacacatacacacccttaTGTAAaagtgtgtgccaggcaccatctcagtgctttacatgtattacttcaattaatcctcagaacaatAGTAGATACTATTtcagttttacagttttttttttaaactgaggcacagagaggctaagtaactagcccaaggtcacacagctagtaaaatGTAGAACTAGGGTTGAACCCAAACAGTCTTGCTTCAGAGCACACACACTTTACCACTACACTACTTACTGCCTTTATGATTCTCTGTTCATAATTGTTCCCCACCCTACTGCCTGCAGTCCTCCTTAATCACCTCACTTTCCCCTCTGCCCCTACCATAACTGGGACCCAAAGAAAATCCCATAACAGTGCTAGGTCACTAGGGAGTAGACAGACTGAGGGTCTTCTTTAGGTAAGCAGAGAGACTTGCCACCATCATCAACTTTTCTCAGTCAGGGAAGGCTGGACTCTGGATTTTGCTGAGCTGACACTGTTTGAACTCACAAATCCCTTGCCTTTCTTCCAAGGTGAGATATGAGCTGGAGAGCGGGGGATGGAGAGCAGCAGAACTATGGTTGCCCCCTCAGACCCTTTCCTTGTGCTGAAACCATGTAGACCAAAACAGTAGTCAGCACTGATCACCATAGGTACTGCTAGATTGTTAGGTATAAACCAAATTCTGGGTACCATCTCATCAATGCCTTGCAGGTATGATACCATTTCTTACCTAAGATCTGGAGCAATTTCAGAGTAACTCTTTGCCCCTGCTCACACTGTGCCTAAGAACTCTGATGAACCAGCCATGCCATACTGGTTCCTCCAAAGCAGGCTTCCTGATGGTATGGGGGAAAAGCATCAGGGCTCATCAGAGCTCTGCTTTCAGTGCTGCACCGTGGCTTTGGAGAAGCCCCTGCTTCTACTTTCACCCCTTTACAGCTCTCACAGCACATTCCCAGACTTGAGGGAGGGAGGCTTCCAAGTTATTAGAATTAgggtatgtttatgtgtgtgggggtgggtgcATGATGAAAAGGACAGATGTCTCTTTATGTCACATTCCATCATGTCTAGGGGGGAGGCAAGGACTTTTAAAACCTTAGGGCTCTGGTGGGAACTGGGTGGAAGGAAGCAACCTCAAGCAAAGAGCCATCGGTGCAGCTGGTAGGTGTAAAGGGGGGTCAAGTGGATGGGGATAGGGGATGTTTGGATTCTCTCTGAAGGTCCATGCTGGGGAGCAGGAGGCCTGGGTTTTGCTTCTCTGGCTCTCAGTAAGTCAATCCTTGTCCTACAACAACCCTCCTGACTCATTACCTTAAAAGGAAGGGTCTGTGCCCAAGGGCTGCATGTACTTTAGTGAAAAACAAATTGGGATCTTCTGCTTCTCCTGTTCCCCCTTAAAACCTAGCCAGTCAGTCCCAGAGTCTGAGGATGGAGCAGAAGGAAAGCCAAGGGACAAAATTTGGAGCCTCATAACCTTCTATTCTTACCTCTTCCTCTCAGGACAGGCGAATTATCCTTTCTTCCTCAGGAATCATTGCCATACACACTCTTTTCTCCCACCTCCCCGCACCCCTCCTCTCCATTGGAGCTGCTGCCATGGTTGCCAGGCATGGTTGCTAAGTCTGCATGGAAGGGTTGGCGTGGGCTGTGCTGCCACTAACATTACCATGGTGAATCAGGGGACACCTGGTATAGGCTTGGGGGGAGGGATCGTGGATGTAAGAACCCTCCCCCCGCCAGGACAGAATAAGCCTAAAAGGTGGTCATCTTGAGCGCCACTTCAGGTGGAAGCTAAGTGAGCTAGACATTGTGGTAGTGGTGACGGGAGAGCTCTACACTGGTAAATAGGGGCCACTTTTATCATTTCAGTTGCTAGGGGATTGGTTTCACCAAGGGAGCACAGCATTCTTCCTGCATCCCATCTGAAAGGGTGCAAGTGCATAAGCACCCTAGTCTCTCCTCCATAAGGCTGAGCAGAGCTGTGTGGGCACAGAACAGTATGACCCCCTCAAATCCTGATTTCTGGTTTGGGGGAGAAAGCCTGCTGCAGGGAGAGGGCTCCATGGGTGCCCAAGGACAAAAGATACATCTTAGAATGGGAGTGTGAGCAGCTTGGATGGCCAAAACAGACTCCTGTGTTCTGTTGTACCAGCAGCCCTGGGCACAACCCTTGAGAGGGTAAGGAGTAAGGGTGTGGGGGTGGCCCTTTTTGACTCCCCCAGAGTCGCACAAAGGCTGCGTGAAAGccacccacctcctccttccACCGCATGAAAGTGGTTACTCATCTCCTCTCTGCACCCGAACGCTGCTGCCGCTAAAAATAGCCCCCCCCCAGCCGTGGGCCAGCCCCTCCTGCACCCCAACCCCATGGAAACCAGCAGAGAGTGGCAGGCAGAGACCTTGAGTTCCATTCCCATCACCTCCCTGTCGGGGAAAACGAAGTCTGGGGCAGGAAGTCAGGGGCAGAACCCTGCTGGTCAGGCACTCTGACAAGCTGGAGAGTGAAGGGTTAAAACAGCGGGAAGGTTGAAGAAATGCTGGCGGAGGTGGGGGCACTGTCAGCTTGGCAAGAATAAGAACTCCCCTGCCCACTCATGCAGGTCCCATTAGGCTTAGGGGACAAGAGCAGTGGGAAGGGGCTCCCAATCCTGGGCCCCAGGGGGCGGCCGTGCACATGGGGGAGGTAGCAGTGCGGAGCGGTCCGCGCCGTGtcacatgcgcgcgcgcgcgcacacacacacacacacacacacacacacaggcacacacgtgTGCCTGGGTATATATAGTCCCCAGTCGCTAGGCCCGCCGCTCTGCAGTGGGCGCCAGctccctgggctgggagggggcttTTGGGgcgggtgggagggtggggggccggggtggggtggggcaggatgcTGGATGGCCAGCTATTCTCCGAGGGGCCCGATAGCCCCCGGGGGCCCCGGGATGAGGAGTCTGGCAGCTGCCTCTGGGTGCAGAAATCTAAGCTGCTGGTGATCGAAGTGAAGACTATTTCCTGTCATTATAGTCGCCGGGCCCCTCCTCGACAGCTCATGGACTTCCAGGCCAGCCACTGGGCCCGCGGGCCCCAGATCCGCACGTGAGTGAaggaggggtgaggggaagagAGTGGTGGGGCGGGGATTGGGATTCGGACCTTCCCGCGGGCACCAGCCAGCGCTGCTGTTCCCCCTTGTCTTTCCCACGCCTCCCCTACCCCATCCCGAGGGCTGGGGCCTGACTCATCCCGCTTGTTTAGGGGGACAGTAGTGGGCGTGAGAAAGGGCAGGTGAGATGGGGCAGACGCTGTTAAAGTGTGCATGGAGAGATGGTGAGGAGTCCCGCTTCGACTTCAGCCCTAACATATGCGCAcgtgcacacgcgcgcacactcacacacacccctccacccGGCGGCCCCAAATGGTCTCCAGTGCTCCCAGCTCCCCGGACCTCGGCTCCCTTCCCCCACAAACTGCTCACCTGGGTTCCTGCTCATTGTCCCAGGTGTGGGCCGCGCCCGGGATCCCCTGAGCCGCCACACCGCCGGCCCTGGGCCTCCAGGGTGCTGCAGGAGGCGACCAACTGGCGGGCGGGGCCCCCGGCCGAGGCCCGAGCCCGggagcaagagaaaaggaaagctgCATCGCAGGAGCGGGAGGCCAAGGAGACCGAGCGAAAAAGGCGCAAGGCTGGTGGGGCCCGAAGGAGTCCCCCTGGTCGGTCCCGTCCGGAGCCTCGGAACCCCCTTCGGGTGGCCCAGCCTGCGGGGCTCCCAGCTCCCTCACGGCCGGAGCGCCTGGGGTCTGTGGGGCGACCGTCCCGTCCATCCGCGCAGCCGCAATGCAACCCAGGGGCGGCGTGGGCGGGGCCCTGGGGAGGTCGGCGGCCAGCGCCCCCGAGTTACGAGGCTCACCTGCTGCTGAGAGGCGCTGCCGGGATGGCCTCGCGACGCCGCTGGGACCGGCCGCCACCCTACGTGGCTCCACCTTCTTACGAAGGCCCCCACAGGACTCTGGGGACTAAGCGAGGCCCCGAGCCCTCCCAGGCGCCCGCCTCTTCAGCCCCTGCACCAGCCAGGACAGAGGGAGGATGCACAAAGAAGAGGCTGGATCCTCGAATCTACCGGGATGTCCTTGGGGCCTGGGGTCTCCGACAGGGGCGGGGTCTCTTGGGGGGATCCCCAGGCTGTGGAACAGCCAGGCCAAGGCAGGAGTCCGGTAAGGGGGCCGCGGAGAAAAGCCTGAGGCTGGCAGCTGCTGGCCTAAAGAGTGGTAGCGACGACCATCCAAAAGCCAAAGCTTCTGGGAGCTCAGGCACTGAGACAGTACATGCGGGGTCTGCAACAGCAACTTCCAGCCCCCCGCATCCGGCTCCCAGGTCCAGGCCCCATTCCAAGGGCTccggggaagggagagaaggtagAAAACAGAGCTGGCTTCCCAAAAGTTGGGTTCCTTCCGTTAAGAAGCAGCCGCCCCG is a window of Camelus bactrianus isolate YW-2024 breed Bactrian camel chromosome 12, ASM4877302v1, whole genome shotgun sequence DNA encoding:
- the PRKAG1 gene encoding 5'-AMP-activated protein kinase subunit gamma-1 isoform X1, with amino-acid sequence METVTSSDSYSALENEHPQETSESNNSVYTSFMKSHRCYDLIPTSSKLVVFDTSLQVKKAFFALVTNGVRAAPLWDSKKQSFVGMLTITDFINILHRYYKSALVQIYELEEHKIETWREVYLQDSFKPLVCISPNASLFDAVSSLIRNKIHRLPVIDPESGNTLYILTHKRILKFLKLFITEFPKPEFMSKSLEELQIGTYANIAMVRTTTPVYVALGIFVQHRVSALPVVDEKGRVVDIYSKFDVINLAAEKTYNNLDVSVTKALQHRSHYFEGVLKCYLHETLETIINRLVEAEVHRLVVVDENDVVKGIVSLSDILQALVLTGGEKP
- the PRKAG1 gene encoding 5'-AMP-activated protein kinase subunit gamma-1 isoform X2; its protein translation is MKSHRCYDLIPTSSKLVVFDTSLQVKKAFFALVTNGVRAAPLWDSKKQSFVGMLTITDFINILHRYYKSALVQIYELEEHKIETWREVYLQDSFKPLVCISPNASLFDAVSSLIRNKIHRLPVIDPESGNTLYILTHKRILKFLKLFITEFPKPEFMSKSLEELQIGTYANIAMVRTTTPVYVALGIFVQHRVSALPVVDEKGRVVDIYSKFDVINLAAEKTYNNLDVSVTKALQHRSHYFEGVLKCYLHETLETIINRLVEAEVHRLVVVDENDVVKGIVSLSDILQALVLTGGEKP
- the DDN gene encoding dendrin isoform X1; protein product: MPYWFLQSRLPDGMGEKHQGSSELCFQCCTVALEKPLLLLSPLYSSHSTFPDLREGGFQVIRIRVCLCVWGWVHDEKDRCLFMSHSIMSRGEARTFKTLGLWWELGGRKQPQAKSHRCSCRRAPPRQLMDFQASHWARGPQIRTCGPRPGSPEPPHRRPWASRVLQEATNWRAGPPAEARAREQEKRKAASQEREAKETERKRRKAGGARRSPPGRSRPEPRNPLRVAQPAGLPAPSRPERLGSVGRPSRPSAQPQCNPGAAWAGPWGGRRPAPPSYEAHLLLRGAAGMASRRRWDRPPPYVAPPSYEGPHRTLGTKRGPEPSQAPASSAPAPARTEGGCTKKRLDPRIYRDVLGAWGLRQGRGLLGGSPGCGTARPRQESGKGAAEKSLRLAAAGLKSGSDDHPKAKASGSSGTETVHAGSATATSSPPHPAPRSRPHSKGSGEGREGRKQSWLPKSWVPSVKKQPPRHSQTLPRPWAPGGTGWRESLGNREEAGPETLEGWKATRRPHTLPRSSRGPAHGEGVFVIDATCVVIRSQYVPTPRTQHVQLLPAGVPRVVGDTPSQPKPNKEEGEEAAVFPSPCQKLLLSSSLSHHPGGGRRFEAEGGKPADSSLEERASRILGLPVGEVNLQDAPTLPGSPEHSALGPAVSQGAGSAEGSEEVAAVPRRAGGGWARTPGPYAGALREAVYRIRRHTAPDSDSDEAAELSVHSGSSDGSDTEPPGAAWRNERIGPQEGGKTELSDNIRDSLDVISRTEEVLFGARDTKGTPQGNRERQ
- the DDN gene encoding dendrin isoform X2: MLDGQLFSEGPDSPRGPRDEESGSCLWVQKSKLLVIEVKTISCHYSRRAPPRQLMDFQASHWARGPQIRTCGPRPGSPEPPHRRPWASRVLQEATNWRAGPPAEARAREQEKRKAASQEREAKETERKRRKAGGARRSPPGRSRPEPRNPLRVAQPAGLPAPSRPERLGSVGRPSRPSAQPQCNPGAAWAGPWGGRRPAPPSYEAHLLLRGAAGMASRRRWDRPPPYVAPPSYEGPHRTLGTKRGPEPSQAPASSAPAPARTEGGCTKKRLDPRIYRDVLGAWGLRQGRGLLGGSPGCGTARPRQESGKGAAEKSLRLAAAGLKSGSDDHPKAKASGSSGTETVHAGSATATSSPPHPAPRSRPHSKGSGEGREGRKQSWLPKSWVPSVKKQPPRHSQTLPRPWAPGGTGWRESLGNREEAGPETLEGWKATRRPHTLPRSSRGPAHGEGVFVIDATCVVIRSQYVPTPRTQHVQLLPAGVPRVVGDTPSQPKPNKEEGEEAAVFPSPCQKLLLSSSLSHHPGGGRRFEAEGGKPADSSLEERASRILGLPVGEVNLQDAPTLPGSPEHSALGPAVSQGAGSAEGSEEVAAVPRRAGGGWARTPGPYAGALREAVYRIRRHTAPDSDSDEAAELSVHSGSSDGSDTEPPGAAWRNERIGPQEGGKTELSDNIRDSLDVISRTEEVLFGARDTKGTPQGNRERQ